The genomic window GTGGGTGACACTGGCCTCATGACGAGGATCATCGCGGTGCGCGGCGACATCACCGAGCAGCAGGTGGACGCGATCGTGAACGCCGCGAACAACGCCATGCGCGGGGGTGGTGGCGTCGATGGCGCGATCCACCGTGCCGGCGGTCCCGAGATCCTGCGCGACTGCATCGCGCGGTTCCCCGACGGGCTCGCGACGGGAGACGCGGGCTGGACGACCGCAGGCGATCTGCCGGCCCGGTGGGTGATCCACACCGTCGGGCCGAACTACGCCGCGGGCGAGCGCGACCGCGCGCTGCTGGTGTCGTGTTATCGCCGGTCGCTGCAGGTGGCCGACGAGTTGGGAGCGCGGTCCGTGGCGTTTCCGCTCGTGAGCGCCGGGATCTACGGGTGGCCGAAGGCGGATGCCATCGCCGCTGCCGTTGAGACGATCGCGGCCGCACACACCGCGGTCGAGGAGGTGCGGATCGTGGCGCTGGATGCCGCGACGTACGACCAGGTGGCCGAGGTGGTGGCGGCTGCCGACGCGCGCTGACCGCCTCTCACGCCGCTTCCGGCCGTTCTCCCTTGTGGCCTCCTGCGATGGGCGGCCGTAGCATCCTGATCGTGGACGACTGGGTCGGCTTGCTGCGCAACGTGAATCAGGGACAGCGCGGGCATCCGTCCACGGCCGACATCCTCGCCGCGTTCGCCGATGCGGGTGCGCCCGACGCGGTGACGTTCCAGAGCAACGGCACCGTGGTCTTCCGGGCTGAGGACCCCGCCGGAGTCGTGGCAGACGCGGTGCGTGCGCTCGAGGCGCGCACCGGCCTGCGACGCGGCGGCTGCGCGATCCCGCTGTCGGAGATCGCGCGCATCGTCGACGTGCACGCCGCTCAGCCCGACGCCACCCGGCGCGAGGTGTCGTTCCACGCCGGCGGTCGCATCGACCCCGACGACGCGGAGCTGGCGCGCGTCGCCGCGCGCCGCCGGTGCAGGGTGGTGGATGCCGGTGAGGGCTGGGTCGTCTCCGTCAACGAGCGGGAGGGCGATGGCAATGCCACCCCCACGATCGAGGAGGTGACCGGTGAGCCCGCGACCTCCCGCGGCCTCCCGACCCTCGTGCGCCTGGTCGCCCGCTTCGGCGAGCCTGACTGACCGGGCGTGCCGCGGTCAGCCCCCGCCGGGGTCGGCCCCGGCGGGGTCAGCGCAGCAGCGCCTCGTAGGGGGCCAGGGCCACGTGGTCCTCGGCGCCGCTGCGCAGGTGCGGGTCGTCCGTGACCAGAAGGTCCGCTTGCAGCATGGCGACGGCGAGGTACTCCGCCGGGGGCGTGTCGGGCCAGCCGAGGCGCGTGGCGAGCTTCCACGCCGTGGCGCGGGAGACGCGGTCGCCGAGCAGCCGGATCTTCAGTTCGGCCAGGCGCTCCAGCCGCGCGAGGGCGACCCGCTCGTCCAGCGCGCCGGCGCGGACGTCCCGGTACAGCAGCGAGAGGGCGTGAGTGCGCAGCACACTCGGGGCGACCAGCGAGTGGCCGTCGCCGAGCACGGCATCCTCTTCGATCAAGCGCAGCGCCGTCGGCGCGTCGATCGCGTAGCGGGTCATGACCCCGATGATGCCACCGGTGGCCCGTGGCGGCGACCGGGCAGAGCGATGTCGGAGGGTCGCCGTAGCGTGTGCGGTGCCGGTTCGGGGGGATCGGCACGGGTGCCGGCAGGGGGAGCCGGCACCCACACCCCCTGCTCACCATCCGATCGACCCGCTCCGCCCGGGACCCGCACCCTGTGTCACCATCCCATCGACCCCGGGCCGCCCTTGAACGGCCCGCGCACCCATGACGTCACCCACCCGCCGTAGAAGAGGCCCGGCTGCGGCGTCACCGTCTCGCCGGCGACGGTGCAGCGGTCCATCGGGCCCGCGTAGACCGCCACCCGGTCGGTGAGCAGCTCGTAGCCTCGTGACGGGTCGGGGTAAGTCCACGCCGCGCGCGGGGCGACGCGGTCTCCTCCGCGCACGTCGAAGTAGCCCGCCGCGCCCTTGAACTCGCAGTACGAGCTGCCGTCGGTGGGGACGAGCGACCCCGGCGCGAACGCTGCGATCGGCAGGTAGTACACCGGCGGGTGGCTGGTCTCCAGCACCCGTACGACGTCGGTGGTGTCGACGATGCGGACGCCGCCGAAGTCGATCGTCACGGGGGTGTCGACGCGCTCGATTCGCGGCGGGCGCGGATAGTCCCAGACGGATTCCTGGCCGGTATCGACGGGGTCGGGGCGGGGGCGGGTCATGGCCTCACTGTATGAATGCGGTGAGATGCCCCGCTAGGGCTCCCGCGTGGCGCACCGGTGGTTGACTGTCGCCATGACCGGCGTGCCGATGTTCCCGCTGGGCAGCGTGCTGCTTCCCTACACTCCGCTGCCGCTGCGCATCTTCGAGCCCCGCTACCTCACGATGATCGGCCGCCTGCTCGACGAGGAAGAGCCGCAGTTCGGCGTCGTGCTCATCGAGCGGGGTCCGGAGGCCGGCGGCGGCGAGCAGCGCAGCAGCGTCGGCACCCTCGCGCGCCTCGTGCGGGTGGCCCCGACGGCGACCGACCTGCAGGTGGTGGCCGTCGGCGCCGAGCGGATCACCGTCGACCGGTGGCTGCCCGACGACCCCTACCCCGTGGCGGAAGTCTCCGCCGTGGCGCCGCTGGAGTGGTCCGACGCGCTTACGCCGCTGCGCGACGAGGCCGAGAGCATCGTGCGGCGGGTGCTGGCGCGGGCCGCCGATGACGAGAACGTGCGGTGGGATGCCGAGACCGAGCTCTCCCCCGACCCCGTCGAATCCTCGTGGCAGCTGGCGGCGATCGCGCCATTGGGTGAGCTGGACCGCTTCACGCTGCTGCGTTCGACGACGCTCGGAGGGCTGCTGCGGCAGATCATCGACCTGACCCTCGACATCGAGCCGCTGCTGACGCGCCCGCCGGCCGACGACCTGGGCTGACGTCGGGGCGCGCGGCTACACGCGCACGCACGGCGGCTCGCTCGCGCGTGCCGCGGGGGGTGAAGGTGGACGATGCGGCAGGTCAGGCGGATGCCGGGCGAACCAGGGTCTCGTCGGCGAGCGCCGACGCGAGCACCTGGCGGATGTAGTGCACGTTCTCGGCGATGACGCCCAGCGAGTCGGAGCCGTAGTGTTCGCAGCAGAACGGCCCGGTGTAGCCGAGCTCCAGCGCGCGCCGGATGACCTTGCGGTAGTTGATGTAGCCGTACTTCAGCGGTGTGGGGGCGGTCGCGTAGGCGCCGGTGGCGGGGTCGAAGTCGCGGCTGTAGTTCTTGATGTGCCAGAAGTTGGAGTGCGGGAGCACCTTCTCGAACATGTCCTCCCACGGCTCGATGTCGCGGTGCAGCCGCACGATGTTGCCGAGGTCGGGGTTTAGCCCCACCGCATCGTGGGCGACGTCGGCGAGGAACGACACGGCGTCGTCTGCCGTGCCGACGTACGTGTCCTCGTACATCTCTAGGCTCACCTCGATGCCCGCCTGCTGCGCGTGGTCGCCGAGCTCGCGCACGCGGGCGATGGCGTCGTCGCGCAGTGCCGGGTCGTCATGGTGGCCGTCGGCGAGCCAGAACCAGAGGGCATCCTGCTGCGCTGGGGTCAGCTGCTGCATGAATCCGACGTTGACGACGCTGACGCCGAAGCTCGGAGCGACGTCGATGAAGCGGTGTGCGTCACGGAGGTTCTCGTCTCCGTTCACGCGGTCGACGACCGAGCTGCGCGTCATCGAGATCGACGACAGCGTCAGGCCTTCGCCGTCGAGGACGCTGCGGAACTCCTCGATGCGGTCGTCGGAGAGCTTCGCCAGCGGCAGCCAGGCGTCGGTCGGGTCGACCTGGTCGACGCCGAGCTGCTTGACCTGACGCAGCTGCGAGGCCCACACGGTGGAGGATGCCTCTTGCATCGGGCGCCCATCGGGCGCGGTGTTGCCGAACGACAGCATGTTCGCGCCGATCGGCCAGTTCTCTGCGGTCAGAGGAAGGGTGGACATCTTTGGCTCCCAGCTATCCGTATCCCCGTGGACGGGGTTAATAGATCCTATAGGACCTGGATCTCTGTCAACGGGTGCGAGGCGTGTCCGACCCGATTCTTTCCTCCGTGGCGCGCCATCCCGCCCGGTCGGGTGGCGGATCCCACGCCCAGCGCACCGGGGACTTGCCTCGCAGCGCGATCGGTTCGCCTCCGTCGGGCGGATGCAGAAGGAATGGCCCACGCCCGTCGCGGGTGATCTTCCACCCCTGGTTGTGCAGGAGCAGATGATGGAACCGGCACAGCAGGATGCCGCGGTCGACATCGGTACGTCCCTGCTCCGCGCACCAGTGGTCGCTGTGGTGCGCTTCACAGACACCCCATGGCGGCGGCGGCCTCTTCGAACACGCCCAGCACATCGTCATCGGAAAGCGCGCGCACCGCCGCCAGCAGCTCGCCGGGGACGACGTCGAGGTCGCGGTGGCCGCTGGCGGCCTGCGCTCTCGTCGCGAACTCGGTGAGGAAGGTCATGCTCCCCTCATGGCGCGAGCCTCGGACATTTGTTCGAGCGTCGGCGGCGAACGGTGCCCAGCCCGGGCACGCCGCGCCGTGGGGAGAGAGCGAAGTCCCTCGGGCTCACACCGGCCGCGGCGGCTCCAGCGGCAGCTCGCGCGTGGCATCCCACGGCTCGGTCCAGCCGAGCCGATCGAACAGCACATCGAGCACCATCGCCGTGAATCCCCACACCAGGTGCGCCTCGGGACCGTCGCCGACGTGGAAGGCGGGCCCGCGCATCTCACGCGCGCCATCCCGCAGCACCGTGACGCCGCGGTTGGCAGGGCTCAGAAGGTCCGCGACGGGCGCGCGGAAGACAGCGGCGGATTCGCCCTCGTCCACCACGTGCACGGGGGACGGATGCCGCCACCAGCCGAGCACAGGCGTGACGAGATGCCGCGAGAACGCCAGCGGGATGGTCTCGAGCGCGCCGAGCACCTCGACCCCGCTCGGGTCAAGGCCCGTCTCCTCCTGCGCTTCGCGCAGTGCTGCGGCGACCGGGCCGTCGTCGTCGGGGTCGACCCGGCCACCGGGGAACGCGACCTGACCGGGGTGCGAGCGCAGCGTTGCCGCCCGGGAGAGCAGCAGCACGTCGAGGTCTCGCGAGACTGCGGTGTCGGCGGCGGGGCGTTCGCTGCGAGTCTCATCCAGGACGCCGAAGAGGATGAGCACCGCCGCGGGCCGTGAGCCGGGTGCGACGGGCAGGTCGATGAGGGGGCCGAACGAGGGCACGACGGTCGGGTCGCTGAGCCGGCGGCGCTCCACCGCGGCGGCGAGCGCCGCCAGCTGTGCACGGGCGGTCTGCGGGGCGTCCGGAACAGGCATTCGTTCAGGCTACGCCGCCGACGGATGCCGGGCTCTCCGGGCCCACCCCCGGTCGCCGAGCCAGCGAAGCGACGAACGATCCCGACTCCCCCGTCGCCGAGGTCGCCGACCATCTGCTGCCGGTCGATGATCTGCGTGTCCTGTGGACGAGGTCCGGCAGCTGCCCCCGCCGCCCCCGAGGTGATGACGCACGGAGAGGACGACGGCGGGAGCGCAACCCCTCCGCGTCGACTCTCCGCGCCTCCTACGATCGACACATGACCGACTCGCGCCTCGTCCTCGTCGCCAATGCCGGCGACGGCTCCCTCAGCACCTTCCGGCTCGCCGACGGCGAACTCGAGCGCCTCGCCGTCACCGACGGCCTGAAGGGATGCTCCACCTTCGCCGTCGACTCCGAGCGCGACCTCGTCTACGCGGCGGTCAAGGGCGACGCCGAGGGCGATTCCGCCGGCATCCTGACTCTCTCGCTCGACCGCGAGACCGGGCAGCTGACGGCGCGCTCGCGGCGCGACGTGCCGGGAAGCATGAACTACATCGCGCTCACCCGCGGCGGCACGGGCCTGCTCGCCGCCTCATACAACGGCGGGCTCGGCATCACCTGCGCGATCGCCGACGGTGTGGTGGGTGACCCGGTGTCGCGCATCGAGTTCCCGAACCTGCACTCGGTGCTCCCCAGCGCCGACGGCCGGTTCGCGTACTTCGTGTCGCTGGGCGCCGACCTCGTCGCCCAGTACGCCCTCGCCGACGACCTCGCGCTCGTGCCGCTCGAGCCCGAGACGGTGTCCGCTCCCGCCGGCAGCGGGCCGCGTCACCTGGTGCTCAACGAGGCGCAGGATGCCGTGTACGTCCTCACCGAGTTCTCCGGCGAGGTGCTGCACTACGCACGCGACACCGAGACCGGCGCGCTGACGCTGCAGGATGCCACGACCGCGTACGACACGACGAAGGGTCTCGGACACAGCGAATTCGGTGCCGATCCGATGGCGAACCACTACATCTGGGGCGCGGATCTGCACTTCTCCGACGGGGGCCGGCGGCTGTGGTGCTCGGAGCGCACCGAGAGCACGCTGGCCGCGGTGGCGGTCGCCGACGACGGGTCGGTGACGGCGCCGGATCGTTTCACGGTCACCGAGCCGCAGCCGCGCGGATTCGACGTGAGTCCCGATGGCGCATACCTCGTCGCCGCGGGCGAGCGGTCGACGACCGTGTCGCTGTACACGATCGACGGCGACGATCTCAACCTGCGACAGCGCGCAGAAACCGGCGCCGGAGCGAACTGGGTGCGGTTCGTCTAGATCCCTGTGAGCGACTCGCCGAACCGGGGTCTGACCACGCATTTTCGGAGCGCGGTTTTCAGGTAACGTTCAGGTAACGCACCGGAACCGCCCAGAAAGGGCAACCAAACTCGGGCACTTGTATCCGCCCGAACGGATCGGCTGTATTCGCCCGAACGGATTGCAGTGCGCCATCACCGGCGCTCCCTCGATATACGGAACCGGTTTTCTCTTGCTTTCAGACCCGACTGCCCAGCACACCCGCCGCACCAACCGCCAGACCGAACGCCGCTCGCGACGTCGCCCCGTTCTGGTGGCGGCGACGCTGGTCGTCGGTCTCGCCGCGGCCGCGTGTGCCACCGGAACGCCGGCGTCGACGGCCCAGGCTCTGGGCGCCACGCCGACGTTCGCCCTCGCGTCGTCGATCACTCCGCTGCATCCGCAGGCCGCCGAGGCGTCGACCCCGAACGAGGTCGTCTCGGCCGCTGACGAGGCCATCGCGGTCGCCCAGGCTGCCGTCACGCACTCGCAGACCGTGACCGCAGACATCGCGGCATCGGGCCTCGACATCGGCTCTCCGATCACCACGGTCGACACGGCACCGCTGCACTCCGAGGTCGAGGAACTGCAGCGCGCACAGGCGCTCGAGTTCGCCGACCTCGAGGATGCCATCGACGACGTGCACGCAGAGGCCGCCGAGGTGACCGAGGCCGCCGCCGGCCTGCGCGGCCGGCTCGACGCGGCCATCGCCGCCGAGGCCGAGCGCGTCGCCGCCGAGAAGGCGCGCCTCGAGGCCGAGGCCGCCGCCGCGGCTGCGGCCGCTGCTGCTGCCGCAGAAGCGGCATCGGCCACGCAGAGCTCGTCCGGCTCGACCGCCGCAGCAGCGCCCAGCCCGAGCTACGCCACCGGCGGGGCCGTGGGCGGCACGAGCCCGGCTGACGCGCAGGCAACGGCCCGCGGAATGCTCGCCGGCTATGGCTGGGGCGAGGACCAGTTCGGGTGCCTCGTTTCGCTGTGGAACAAGGAGTCGGGCTGGAATTACCAGGCGTACAACCGCTCGAGCGGCGCCTTCGGCATTCCCCAGGCCCTCCCCGGCAGCAAGATGGCCAGCGCCGGCGCCGACTGGCAGACCAACCCCGCCACGCAGATCGCCTGGGGCTTCGGCTACATCTCCGGTCGCTACGGCACGCCGTGCGGCGCGTGGGGTCACTCGCAGTCGGTCGGCTGGTACTGAGCGTCACCCGCCGCACCCCAGCCCGCTCCCACATCGTCAGACCGGGCGCGCCTGCGGTTGCCGGTGTCTGGAGCCCGGAGTAGACACTCCGCATGAGCAGAACACGCGAATGGCTCGACGGCTACATCAAGGCCTGGGAGTCCGAGAAACCCGACGACGTCCGCGCCGTCTTCACCGACGACGCGGAGTACTTCTTCCGTCCCGATGACCTGGAACCTGCGCGAGGCATCGACGCGATCCTCGAGTCATGGCCCGAGCCCGAAGGCGCGAACCCGCGATACGACCTCGATGTGCTGATCGAGGACGACCGGCTCGGCATCATCACCGGCCATGTGGAGTATCCCGGTGATTCGTCGTGGGTGAACCTCTGGGAGGTGCATTTCGCGCCCGACGGTCGGGCGAAGAA from Microbacterium sp. zg-Y625 includes these protein-coding regions:
- a CDS encoding LON peptidase substrate-binding domain-containing protein, which produces MTGVPMFPLGSVLLPYTPLPLRIFEPRYLTMIGRLLDEEEPQFGVVLIERGPEAGGGEQRSSVGTLARLVRVAPTATDLQVVAVGAERITVDRWLPDDPYPVAEVSAVAPLEWSDALTPLRDEAESIVRRVLARAADDENVRWDAETELSPDPVESSWQLAAIAPLGELDRFTLLRSTTLGGLLRQIIDLTLDIEPLLTRPPADDLG
- a CDS encoding lactonase family protein codes for the protein MTDSRLVLVANAGDGSLSTFRLADGELERLAVTDGLKGCSTFAVDSERDLVYAAVKGDAEGDSAGILTLSLDRETGQLTARSRRDVPGSMNYIALTRGGTGLLAASYNGGLGITCAIADGVVGDPVSRIEFPNLHSVLPSADGRFAYFVSLGADLVAQYALADDLALVPLEPETVSAPAGSGPRHLVLNEAQDAVYVLTEFSGEVLHYARDTETGALTLQDATTAYDTTKGLGHSEFGADPMANHYIWGADLHFSDGGRRLWCSERTESTLAAVAVADDGSVTAPDRFTVTEPQPRGFDVSPDGAYLVAAGERSTTVSLYTIDGDDLNLRQRAETGAGANWVRFV
- a CDS encoding O-acetyl-ADP-ribose deacetylase, giving the protein MTRIIAVRGDITEQQVDAIVNAANNAMRGGGGVDGAIHRAGGPEILRDCIARFPDGLATGDAGWTTAGDLPARWVIHTVGPNYAAGERDRALLVSCYRRSLQVADELGARSVAFPLVSAGIYGWPKADAIAAAVETIAAAHTAVEEVRIVALDAATYDQVAEVVAAADAR
- a CDS encoding DUF427 domain-containing protein yields the protein MTRPRPDPVDTGQESVWDYPRPPRIERVDTPVTIDFGGVRIVDTTDVVRVLETSHPPVYYLPIAAFAPGSLVPTDGSSYCEFKGAAGYFDVRGGDRVAPRAAWTYPDPSRGYELLTDRVAVYAGPMDRCTVAGETVTPQPGLFYGGWVTSWVRGPFKGGPGSMGW
- a CDS encoding lytic transglycosylase domain-containing protein, encoding MLSDPTAQHTRRTNRQTERRSRRRPVLVAATLVVGLAAAACATGTPASTAQALGATPTFALASSITPLHPQAAEASTPNEVVSAADEAIAVAQAAVTHSQTVTADIAASGLDIGSPITTVDTAPLHSEVEELQRAQALEFADLEDAIDDVHAEAAEVTEAAAGLRGRLDAAIAAEAERVAAEKARLEAEAAAAAAAAAAAAEAASATQSSSGSTAAAAPSPSYATGGAVGGTSPADAQATARGMLAGYGWGEDQFGCLVSLWNKESGWNYQAYNRSSGAFGIPQALPGSKMASAGADWQTNPATQIAWGFGYISGRYGTPCGAWGHSQSVGWY
- a CDS encoding nuclear transport factor 2 family protein gives rise to the protein MSRTREWLDGYIKAWESEKPDDVRAVFTDDAEYFFRPDDLEPARGIDAILESWPEPEGANPRYDLDVLIEDDRLGIITGHVEYPGDSSWVNLWEVHFAPDGRAKKFVEWAKKTPSESDVD
- a CDS encoding DUF1697 domain-containing protein — translated: MGGRSILIVDDWVGLLRNVNQGQRGHPSTADILAAFADAGAPDAVTFQSNGTVVFRAEDPAGVVADAVRALEARTGLRRGGCAIPLSEIARIVDVHAAQPDATRREVSFHAGGRIDPDDAELARVAARRRCRVVDAGEGWVVSVNEREGDGNATPTIEEVTGEPATSRGLPTLVRLVARFGEPD
- a CDS encoding sugar phosphate isomerase/epimerase family protein, which encodes MSTLPLTAENWPIGANMLSFGNTAPDGRPMQEASSTVWASQLRQVKQLGVDQVDPTDAWLPLAKLSDDRIEEFRSVLDGEGLTLSSISMTRSSVVDRVNGDENLRDAHRFIDVAPSFGVSVVNVGFMQQLTPAQQDALWFWLADGHHDDPALRDDAIARVRELGDHAQQAGIEVSLEMYEDTYVGTADDAVSFLADVAHDAVGLNPDLGNIVRLHRDIEPWEDMFEKVLPHSNFWHIKNYSRDFDPATGAYATAPTPLKYGYINYRKVIRRALELGYTGPFCCEHYGSDSLGVIAENVHYIRQVLASALADETLVRPASA
- a CDS encoding NUDIX hydrolase; translated protein: MPVPDAPQTARAQLAALAAAVERRRLSDPTVVPSFGPLIDLPVAPGSRPAAVLILFGVLDETRSERPAADTAVSRDLDVLLLSRAATLRSHPGQVAFPGGRVDPDDDGPVAAALREAQEETGLDPSGVEVLGALETIPLAFSRHLVTPVLGWWRHPSPVHVVDEGESAAVFRAPVADLLSPANRGVTVLRDGAREMRGPAFHVGDGPEAHLVWGFTAMVLDVLFDRLGWTEPWDATRELPLEPPRPV